GAAAGTGCATGGACattttaatgacataatatGAGGGCTATAAGTCaacatgtatgtatatgttattAATAGTTACTGGGCGGTTGAAAGCTTATGATCGCTCATTGTGACATGCAGTTTGTATTGTATGTTGCGTAAGTCCAAATGACACCGTGATATTTGAATCATTCATGATTTCAATAGGAATAGTATTGCTTGCTCAATGACTCGTTTAAACTTAGTTCATTGATCACTCATAAGAGAAATTGGGTCATTGGTGATAAAAGTGTAATATCATTAACACGTTAACAACGGGATTtccattgttaataaataattgaagtatgtataatgtatatattgaaaggattacaacaataaaaaaaatctatttaaattattgcataTTGTATGAAACTTTTGAATTACCCAACAATACAATGCGATTTATTATGACAATGACCATGTACATAAGTAagattgataaatataatatgaaagtcTAATTATGACAGAATAAGAGCCCATTGCggaacatgtttttattttactatcgaATAATCTTAATTTCGATTCAGAGGCAGTGAAGTATCGCCGTAACATGTCTGAAAGcattctcatatttttttaaactgcaaTAATCCATCTCCAAGAAGTAATCTACTTTCAGGTTTTTGTAATGATTGCCGTGTTGTTCTTGCCATACTTATTCTCATTTAAGGTTACTGAATTCATTTCAtgtcataaataaaactttttacacaGTAATTTTTAAGCAATACCTAGCTTATGATTAatagattaaatttattcaatatttatactcCTACAAATTTCTATTGCATCAGCAATTATtgttcatattattaatattaaatacttacctacctacttaaatattttatataatattccaaaaaaaacttTCCAAGGGCTGAATGTTATTATTCCTTTACCATTAACGTGTAAATCTTAGTAACAATACATAAAGGTTTCGCATGGCAGTTTCCTCTTTCTTGCTAACATTAGCATTAGTGTGGTGGTGGCATGTTGCCATCATGCACTTCTAAACGACGGCTCACGTCCCGTCGCGTCGAAGACCTAGGACCATAACAAAACCGATTGTTCCGCTGCGAGCTGAGGGAGGAGAGGAGTGTGTTGCCAGCATATGATATTTATCACCTGTGAGGAAAATCTAGggatatttttgattatttttctatgttAAGGTCCATACTAACTAGTTAGAAAGTGAGTTTTAAAAAATGGGAGTTTCTATTGTTATcatataatacacaaataaaaaaaaaccaccTTAATAGCACTCGAAAATGTTAAACTAGTTTGCAGTAAATGAAAATACCACAAAATGTTTTACCACAACTATCACACGTCAGTTCACAAGTTAAATTTACTACATCCATCCGTACTTGATCCATACCAGGccaaaatagaaacaaaacttaAGAAACCCCGTCAACTCTTCCATAAACATATCGTAATATTTAGAAATGGTAACACTGGGAAGTGTTCGCGAACGCAGGAACAAAGCGCGGGCCATCGACCCGCGGCGCTCGCCTCGCCTCGCTCCAACCTGGATACCGACGGATTTTATAATAACCGACATGTCTCAGTTCTACATATCTATCTATAGATATGCACGTCAAACAAAGTAAACGAACCCGTTGCTCTTGACTGTAGCCATGCGTCTTACACTAAACGTATAGAATAGTCTGCGTATAGGATTTTTATTCCTTAAACTATTGCTAATACACAAACTAGGGAAAATTAGATAAGAATAAAATTCAGTACCTACAATAACATTAACTTCACCATAATTTTGTTGCgtgagataaatattattttttttccaactttacaaagattttaacgtaaaaaaagttgtcatttttttttcttaatccACCCCATGTTTTCTAAAAGGTATTGCCTAGAGCAGTTAGGCCGCCATTTGAACTTAAGtacctattgttttttttttattgttttctcatAAATTTGGCAGCCTCGTGTGGCAAAAAGcgtaaaaaattaataaaatttcaaatctttATTAGGTAAATAGCAAATCGTTATCAGTATACTAGTAGACAAGAAATGTACTTTTACATATTCCTTCCGAAAATCCTAGTCTGCACCTTTTCAAACAAGGTCAGTGACTTACCGAAGACGGACGACTGTATCGTTATAGATCATCTTTAAAGATTTGCATTTGGAAGGGTCACCACTCAACAGTTCACTGTAGTCCTAAGAGCAAAACCGCCTTCCGGTTTGATGACATTTATTCAGCCGACGCAGTTGGTACAGTATATATTTGTAGATATTCATACATACTTATTATAGTTATAAGTACTACTTATATGAAAACTTACCGtaatatatttacctatttgATTTAGAATACTTCTGcctataataaaatcatatctCAACGCCAGTAAAAAATGCTTTGTtacttactttaatataaattttgataacgTAAATGACATaccttattaatatacttaataattataataatataataattaaggctagctaacaaaatatgtaataaaacgcTGATCCtgtctaaaaacaataaaattcctttttaaaaCTTACGGTACTCAGTAACCTAACTCGAACTATCACGATTCCATTGCAtttttgtgttctatttttacttctttttattAAACGTATTGAATTCTCTGTAACAATTTTACGGTCTAATAATCACTGGGACAATGTGAGATATATTCGGtgaattaaacaaaatgtagGAAACTACACAAAAAGTTTCAAATAGAGGTCGGATTGAGTTTGTAAGGAAGtaggaattatttttgtaatattagaaatgggtataatattttaatatcacatagcaagtgtataaaaattaaatacaaactcATCCCAATACCCAAACCCAAGATTCCAacgtattatttacttatatatctacAAGTAATTTACTTAGCTTAAAACAAATGCACCACaagaaacaattatttaaatatctataattagGTCTAAACTTACACACTGattatttgcataatatctaattatctaCATTAGACAACTCCATCGCCAACAAACGATATCAATCAGCGCTAAGCCTTAACACTTATCAGTCACGTCTTCTTTATAAAGACAATCACTGattagattaattttaattagaagtaTTTATTCAGGTAATTTACGCATTTCAATCATTatgatgtaattaatattaatcccAAAAATAAGGATTACAGaccaacttttttaaataatttgcacaGTAATAagataagaatataaaaagaagCCTACTTTTCTTCactagaatttatatttataatttaatttcgcttttatttttttatgttgcccATTTAGTATCATTTTAGCGACCAATCTCGATTAATTTCAAATAGTAACACGGTAGTAAATCGCTTTATGCAAAACAATTTTCCGGTGAACGTTGTTATTACTAAACTTTCACAAATCAGCAGGAGTCACAGTTATTTAGGAAGTATTTAATGTATGTACGTGTAAGTGCATATTGTCGATCTGCAGTTGAAGTGAAATAGTGATTTCATCTGAGTAAGGGTGATTacaataagcggcgatagcctagttgggtgtggaacggactgccaagacgaatgtccgcaggttcaaatcccaagggcacacacctctgacttttctaaaatcatgtgtgtattctttgtgaatttatcgttcgctttaacggtgaaggaaaacaccgtgaggaaatctgcacatctaagaagttctctatgggaatttcgaaggtgtgtaaagtctaccaatccgcactaggccagcgtggtggactaaggtctaatccctctcagtagtagaggaggcccgtgctcagcagtgggcaaatatataatacagggctgatattattattattatataagggTGATTATCGGATGATTATGCGACTATATCTTATAAacaattatagtaaaatattgattttattttattttacttcaatagAAAAAGTCGCCACATAGTGCTATCGATTCCAATCGAAAAAaattaacgtaatattttttttggatactagaaataaaattattttttgccttTTTTTAGATGAacttttacaactttttaaagttcaaaatatttggaaatatatttttccatagaCAACAAAAATCTTAATCTCACAAGTTAACTAGCTcatccttataaaaataaaaaatgaggGTAGTTGCATCGGtaacttttgatttaaaacCATTATCCGTTAGTCGTTGTGAGTCACCCCTATAACATGGAAGGTCTACCAGAAGCCCAGAAATTACTTCACGGAGATATTGAAAGCCGCGGCTCTGAAATGTATGtacttacaattatattttccttCCGAAAATACTACGAGTCTTGTATGATTATAATGACGGATATCAGAGTTTCATACGTCGAGAATCTTCTTCGCCTTAGGTTTAAAAAACGCAATAAGATATTTTCATGATTATTTCCacactaaattaacaaaaatatctatgattttattttacatatttacttaaaaagatCGAGTCGCAATGACAtcaattgttacaattaaaccaatacacattttattaacatttaagaaTTCCACCAAGATGGAGTCACGCACGGCAGCCAGTTTACTAACGACACTATCTTAATAAATTGACTGGCGTAGTTGTCTAGTAATTCGCCTTTCCCTTGCATGTTCGCTGTAACCTGTTGAATGGTTGTATTATTTATGatcgtattataattaatctcaAATGGGTGCTGTAGACGTATTTTATTATCCTACATTGTTTTTGAATCGTGAATCGATTGTATTGATGCTATTATTTGTGTGTTTAGTACTTAGTACTATTTTATTGGCTGcctcaatataataattactaacacTTACGTCAAAATGAAAATCCTTAAACATTAAACGCTATAGTTAACATATATTTGACTATTAGCATATAGATTATAGAGAGTTTTGGgtgcctacacttataatcaggtataattaaaacaaaaagaataattacagaattaaaacaaaaatactacatagtatgataaattataaattcttcaCACTAAATACGCtagatattataatgaaaaacgGACACTTGGACAAACATCCTTTCCGCCAAAAATTCTAATAGATATCTAATTAATTATGGCGACTACGTTTAAAATCGTAATATAcgattaatttatacatttcttCTTTTCTTTACAGAGGCGAGAAACTTTACGTAACTGCGGACAAACGAGGCGAAAAAGGCGGGTGCAAACGACCCCTCTGCTGGACACTGCTGGGCTTGGTGGTAGCCGCTGTCGTCGCAGTTATCGTATTAGCAGCCAGTAAGTTTCAACGCACATGAACATTAAAATGCAAACTCAGATCGAACAACTTGTGGCTAATATGAtagttatacaaataaattaaacattaccaATCGATAATGACTGGCCAAGAGGGGAATGTGTAAGgaattaaaactaacatgctCTTATATTGTCAAAAATCAGTAGGAATCTATTGATCAAACACATgaaataaataggtaaataattataatcagaaatTACGTGTGCCATAAGAAATAATGTCAATTTACAAACAGATCCCCTTCCCTAACCTTCTGTTCCATAGTGTAACATATGTATATGTTTTAATCGTCATCAATAAACCTTCCAGCTGGCATACTGTTCACAAATTCGCCAACAACCCTCGAGCAATACAACACGTCGATCAGCTCGGCGCGGGCGCTGGGCGGTATCGCACACGATCACGCACACGACCACGACCACGACCATCACGACCATCACGACCACCATGTCCACGACCCCACGATGTCGCCCCAGCCCGAACACGGACCAGAAACGCAGAACGATGAGGCGCATGAACAGGTGGCATCGGATGAAAGTGATTCCTCATTGTACGGTAAGTCATCTATACtgttttacataatatcaaaacTAGCAAGTCGCCTGCCTTATACACACGCATGATAAAATACAATAGCAACACCATTGATAAGTTTAAGGCATAAAGTAATACGTATATCTCAGGCCTATATTGACATTATCATTAATTCCAGTGCCGAGAACAGTTGAAGGTGAATTGAAGATCGATAACGAAGAGTTCACGTCGATGTTAAAGGACCCTGACAGCAACGAATACAAAGAATTTGTTTCGACCTTCACCGAAGGACTGAAGCGAGCGCTTTTCGAAAAAAACACACTGGACTACGGCGATAACGACATCACTGTTGAAGTTGTACAATTAAGGTTAGagctttagataaataacactttatttttagatattttctattaaatacgattctaatatgttattttatttattacagagaGGGCTCAGTCATCGTTACGTACAGGATCCATTGGAAACCGAGAATTAATGTTCAACCCTCAGAAGATTTGCTTACACCTAAAAGCTTAGAAATGAAGCTCGAAAATTATCTCGATAGGAACGACAGAATGATCAGCAACTACCACGTAGCCGAAGACAAAATGATCGCGCGACCGGTTCTTGACATCTGTCAAATTAACCAAAACGACTGTGAGCACGGATGTGAATTCAATGAACGTACATTAGACTTCACTTGTACGTGTCCTCCCGGTCTTATGTTAGACATGACCAATCCGAAAAAATGCATGTCCATTCTGGAGGGCCCAGTACATGATGTACAAGAAGCAAACCAAGAAGCGGAGAACGTTGATAAGACACCCGAGTCAAATGAAGCCACTGTGAAACCTGCGCCTGAAGAAGAAAAAGCGGCTACTGAATCAGCACATGTTACCGAACACGAAAACACTTTTGACTGGAAGGAAACTCATCACATGATGCCTGTAACAACCACTGAGTCCGAAGCCGATGTCAATTTTTCACATATCTTTGGCCATGAACATCATGAGCATGAAACTGAGATTCCAGTAGAAAAACATTACCTAGAGGAGCATGGAAAAGAAACGTCTGAAGAAGAGATAGAACCAAAACCGGAACCAGAACCGACCTCCGAGCCACAACCAGTAGAAGAACCCCAACCTTCTGCAGAACCACAACCAGCTGCTGAGCCCGAACCTACTGCTGAACCTAAGTTAACCGCGGAACTACAACCCACTTCTGAACCAGAGCCGACCCTCAACTCTGAGCCAGTCCCCGAGCCTGAACCGGTGCCCGAACCCGAACCAACAGCGGAACCAGAGCCGACCGCTGAGCCGCATCCCACTATGGAATCTCAACCTGCCAAAGAGCCAAAATTAATACCAGAACTACTGCCCACACCCGAGCCCCAACCAGTGGAAGAATCTCATTCAGCGGAACCACATCCAACTGAAGAGCCCCAACCGACTTCTGAACCTCAACCAGACTCAGAAAACCAACACGACTTGATTGATGCTAAAGATCTATCTGAACCAAAGTCTGAACCAGAGCCAAATTCGGAAACTCATGTAGAAGCTGATTCAGAAAAAAATGAACAAGAACATTCTGTACTCCTATTCCAACCAGAAATGGAACCATCTCCTGAACCCCAACCCAGTTCTGAAACTAATACTGAAACCCAACCCCATGCCGAACTACAGCCTAATGCTGAAGCACAACCTAACGGTGATCAGGAAACACAAACTGAAACGGAAATCCAGACTGAACATGAATTTGCAATGCAAACAACAACTAAAGCACAAGCGAACGATGATCATCAAATTCCATCGCTAGTTCATGTAAATGAGCATGAAGAAAGTGCAGGAGAAAGCATTGGCCGTGCTTTGGaccaagaaaataatattacatcagAAGAAAAACCCATCGGTATAGACGAAAATGTAGAATCTAAATTGCCAACTACTGTCAATACTATAGAAACTACTACAATGAGGATTTCAATATCGGagcctaatattattaatgagcCATCATATGAACCCAAACccgaaataatttcaatatttaatgacAACAGGGAACCAACGAACGGACCTGTATTTGTCACAAGCGAAACTAACGAATTAActactaaaaataatgattgGCTTGAACAAACCACACAAATCAATGTGAAAGATGGCGCGAGTACAATTGAAGAAAAAAGTACGGAATTGAATTTTCCCTCTAATTTAGATGCAATTATGAAATATCTTACACCCGACCATGAACATGAATCGGAATCACGATCATTCAAACATATTGAAAGTGAGATAGCAACGGAAATAACCACGATTAAATCCACTTCAAAACCCGAAGACGAACTACCCATAGatttaacaaaagaaaatgaAGTTCCGGTGACAGAATCAATTGGAAAGGTAGAAGAAGAAACTACAAAACCCTTCTTATCTATGCTCCCTGACATGAATATAAAAGAATCTGAACATGATTTAGATTCAAAGGAAGAAAATGGTATTGAATTAACTACTACACCCGTAACTTTTCTACATGACCATAACGACCAAATAACAACTGCACCTGAAAATAGGATAGAAGGAACTGCAGAATCTGTAACTCAAAAACAAGATGAAATAGTAGAAAAAGAATCTAATGTTACTTCTTTAATCGAAGAAGCTAAGTTATTAGATTCGAAGACCGTAAGACCACTCGTTACCACCACTTTACAATCAGAAATAGTAACTGAATATTCTATAGTCACACATCATAAAGGCTCTGAAGAAGACAAACAATTAATGGATGCACTTGAGAACAATAAACATCTCGAACCTAATGAGACTTCTGAAGAAACCAATGATGTACCTGGTGAAGGCATGGATATTACTTTTGATGTTATCAGTCAACTATATAATCGTtcatcaaaatctattgaaacggttaataaaacaaattccgaTTTAGTAGGATCAAATAATAGCTTAATAGACGATGCCAGTACAACAACTGAATCTGATTGGCTATCTGAACCTGTAACCGAAACCAATTATGAAGAGGCAAtgaataaaatggaaaaacatGAAACAACTGAAGCAACCATGGTTAAAATGGACGATATTATAAATCGAGAACTAACTAAGGATGATTTCGAGcctgattatttaaataatatgggTACTGGCAGCAAAGGAACAGAAGAAGAGGAACCTGCTTACGGTATGGTACATGATTATGACAATGAAGATTCCAGAGTTAAGAGAGTACATACAGACATGACCACAGGTTCTAcagaaaatgaaattaataacaacaatataacTCAAAAAATAACAACTGAAACTAGTCCAGCTACAAATTTACCTATCGAAACTACTACAGTTAgtgagtatatttataaatccgCTGAACGGGCATCAAATCAACCAGAGGAGGATGCTATCAAACAAAACTCTAATGATTCGGTGATGTCCGTAATATCACACTCGCCAATCACAGCTGCCCCAGCACCGGTTTGGGAAGAATCGGAAGTAGAAAAGGAGTTAGCAATTAAAGAACttacaaaactaaataatgATATTACAACGCCACAAACCGTTATGATCGAAGAAATAATTGTACCGACTACAATAATGGAAATGCCTACTACCATCGCCTCTGCAACAACAACACTTCCTCCAGTAACTACCGTTATAATGGAACATAAAATGGAAAAAGACAGTGGCAATGATTTCGCTACACCAGAAACACTAAATTCTTCTCAACTTAACAATTTGAACGTGACCATTTATGAGATATCAAGTCACGGCAGTAATACATCTGTAGCATCACCAAAGTCACCAAATGGCAATTCTGCAGAATATGAGGACCATGAAACAGAGATGAACCCTTTCTTGCCAGAAATTGAAAACAACAAAAGTCTTGTCAAAAAATTGCAAGAAGGCCATGATATAGAACCGgcgaatttaaatgaaactcAAAATGAGAATGTTGAAGAACATTCTATGTCATCTGAAGGAAATTCATCTTCAGACGACGGTTTGACAGTAATATCTAAAGGCAATGAGGTACCATCAATTACTACTACTGAATCCTCAACAACAGAAAAAGATACGTCTTTTAATGAACTTCTTATGAATGTTAACTCACACGAAAATGTAACCGAACCTCCCAGAACAAACGCGCCTGAAGTAACTACCAAATTAACTGAAACCATATCAAATGAAGAAAATAACATGATGGCCAAATCACAAGAGAAAGAAATGTTGCCAGTTTCAACATTCTTAATGGACACTGATGATTTGGATACATACAAGCCCATCACAACGAAGATCGATTCCGTAGGAGAAAATGCCGTTTCGCCAGTTAATCCTGCAAGTGTAAATAGTGATAGTGAATTTCTTAGTGTAGTGCCTATTGAGGAAGAGAGGAAAGAGGAAGAAGAGGCACTGAAAGGGAATTATACGAAAGACAACATCCAAGAACTTAATGATATAAGTGATTCGCCAAAAAAGAGTGATAGGAGGACATTAGATGAAACCAAATTCGATGCAGTAATTAATAATGAAGCGTAGTGCACGCTTACTGTAAGTTTACGTACGCAATTATGCTTGTATATTGCTATGTAGTTTCCTGTGATGCTGTCGATACTGAACATTAAAAACTAACAGACTATTTTATACCAATGTAAATGCAATATAATACAGATTTATATTATCTCACGTAATGTCTCAACGTAAATCCCAAACTCTGTACCTTGAACATTTGCGAACAAATTTTCATTAGACTAGTCATGCTACGAAAGAGTCATCTTcttgaagattttaaatttatttattacttcgtACCTAAAaagaatgaaatatttataaatccatAATAATGTGTATTAAGCATAATGAGTTTATTAAACAAGGTACACCAGTATAGTGTAATAATTAGGTCTCTTTGCAgcaagaatatttaaaatatcataaagttTTGTTACCATAGCTAAATGTAtatcgttattattttattaaaattatacttgaATCGGTGGACTCGGCTGTTGAATAGagaaacgtaaataaattttacgtgTTAAATTATTCTGGTGTGATGAAAGAATTCGTGTTCTGCCATGATAGAATGTGATAAGTCTCATATGTATACATTCCACAAGCACTTAGATGTTTTAACTTAGTGATGTAATGCAGAAGTGAGGTctgattgtaaaataataattaatttagtactTGTTaactaagaaatattttgtataaatggtTGATATTGTAAAGAATTacgttgtaaataaatttaaagttaataataattactcttTGTGTTTCCTTTTACTGTGCCATTACCAATAAAACACAACCttactataaaaacaatttgtatttcctaaaaataaatatcacattgaaatacatttataaagactataacattttgtttctACATCAGTTATGTTTATCACATAATCACTATAATCACTTATCTACATACAGACATAATCTCTTCATTACAATATTAAGCACCATatcagtaataataatttaactacatCAATATAATACGAATATCGTAATTCGTAAAATTTAACTAATCCATGCACACTGTATGTCTATAtgactatttattaaatatttatcacagtACTGTATAACTTTGGGTCACTAGGATGAGGCACTATTTCTTCTATTTCTTCAGGTGTTACTTGTTGTTCttctattttcattttcatacacAAGCAACCTTCACCAATAGTTGCATTGCCACTTACAATACAATTCCCTAACACAGCCTTGCAACTGTTGTATGGAAAAGACTCTATATCATTGTGACTAGTTATTGCTGGGCTATAAACATCATTTTTTAACTCAATATCAAATGTCTCCTTTATTTTAATAGCACCATttatacctatttctatatttGGTTTAACATTTTCGCCGGGATCATAGAAATTCATGCCCGGTGGTTTAGTATTGCTCAATGAACAAACACTAGCACATTCACAGTCTTCACAGTTGGCTGTACTAGGATTACAAttgaatacattattattgGTGGATTTTACTTTATCGACAATAGGTGATAAGTCATACGGTGTCTCTGTATTTTCTGACATTTGTGCACACAAACAATTGTTGTTATCTGATTCCGCTTTCATAAGACATCCTCCTACTGCAGTTTTAcaatcaattaaattttttacataTGATTCTGAAGCTTGTTCCTCAAATTTGATTGGAGGCTCTTCTATCGACTTTGTTCTTTTCTGTGGTTCTGTTATTGTGTTTGCCGATGCAACACATGCAATGTCTTTAAGTAATTCACTATTCTTTAAGTCACTATCAACCACACCTAAAATGGAAATTTTAGACATTATTCattaagacaaaaatatttttagagggAAAGGTTTGTTGCTTTTTAATAGCTAAAAAATAGTTGACTTTCTTAGTGATAGTTGTATTATcgcgactaccgcgctgaggacTAGGGTTCAAATTCAATGTCGGGCATAGTGATATAGTATTTTTCTTCTCAGTCACAGCCTTCACAATTTGTCTATGGTGATAAGCTGACGCCCTATCAcaaatgggacggaatatacgcGATGGcgctagttgcgcctctaccaAACCCTTAAAGAATGAAAGGTGTGTTTGTGTAAAAATACTTGCTTAAACCATACCTATCATAGAATTCCTTGCCGGGGATTCATTACTAATAGTATCTAATGGACTAGTATTTTCAGCCTCTGCGTTGacttctgtaaaataaaattatattttaaaccctTATATATGATTGATAATAAACGTAAATTATGACATACTTACTATGTGTAAGTAAATGTCTCTTCCTTGCATATTCTGTGGTAAATTTTTTCTTACAGTTGGGTTCTATACAGTACAACCAACTACCTGGATTATGAGTATTAAGATGCGCTTTCAGATGATGCAATTGTATAAAACCtgcaataattattactaataacttaaaaatatcaaataattacacaaataaaaataaaacgctacagtatattgttatttaattaaagcctAAGTGAAAAATCCTTGCtatctgataaaatattattaaactaattttctgtaccaataattaaacttttaaacataaaagcaACGGCGGATCCCCCAATGCAGATTATTTTTACTCAGTTTACATATTATCTTCGCCAAACGGTGTGAATGTCTACAAAAAGTCACTATAACTTGCCGTCTAGTATTGATTGCCCAATGATAATGAAgttgctataatatttttaattttcctgaATATAATAACTACCAAGAGCTTTTAATCAAATACTTATAAGTCAATAAGAGATGGTATAATTTCTGATGGTATAATTAGCATGCAATACTAACTGCACAGCTCTG
The sequence above is drawn from the Manduca sexta isolate Smith_Timp_Sample1 chromosome 28, JHU_Msex_v1.0, whole genome shotgun sequence genome and encodes:
- the LOC115442133 gene encoding metal regulatory transcription factor 1 isoform X2, with protein sequence MKLKCSHCSKRFKYESERKRHEDSHSPNFQCAVCSKKFSFLSALRRHEKQHDRKNYVYCTCGKKFRDEILLKRHINYAHKGTFNCEKCSASFNSDTALQTHMKTHKPESERKFKCTFDGCGKSFNFHHHLKHHILTHTNAKQHYCDVCKKGFIQLHHLKAHLNTHNPGSWLYCIEPNCKKKFTTEYARKRHLLTHKVNAEAENTSPLDTISNESPARNSMIGVVDSDLKNSELLKDIACVASANTITEPQKRTKSIEEPPIKFEEQASESYVKNLIDCKTAVGGCLMKAESDNNNCLCAQMSENTETPYDLSPIVDKVKSTNNNVFNCNPSTANCEDCECASVCSLSNTKPPGMNFYDPGENVKPNIEIGINGAIKIKETFDIELKNDVYSPAITSHNDIESFPYNSCKAVLGNCIVSGNATIGEGCLCMKMKIEEQQVTPEEIEEIVPHPSDPKLYSTVINI
- the LOC115442133 gene encoding zinc finger protein 710 isoform X1, which encodes MKLKCSHCSKRFKQTDLLDMKLKCSHCSKRFKYESERKRHEDSHSPNFQCAVCSKKFSFLSALRRHEKQHDRKNYVYCTCGKKFRDEILLKRHINYAHKGTFNCEKCSASFNSDTALQTHMKTHKPESERKFKCTFDGCGKSFNFHHHLKHHILTHTNAKQHYCDVCKKGFIQLHHLKAHLNTHNPGSWLYCIEPNCKKKFTTEYARKRHLLTHKVNAEAENTSPLDTISNESPARNSMIGVVDSDLKNSELLKDIACVASANTITEPQKRTKSIEEPPIKFEEQASESYVKNLIDCKTAVGGCLMKAESDNNNCLCAQMSENTETPYDLSPIVDKVKSTNNNVFNCNPSTANCEDCECASVCSLSNTKPPGMNFYDPGENVKPNIEIGINGAIKIKETFDIELKNDVYSPAITSHNDIESFPYNSCKAVLGNCIVSGNATIGEGCLCMKMKIEEQQVTPEEIEEIVPHPSDPKLYSTVINI